In the Streptomyces fradiae ATCC 10745 = DSM 40063 genome, one interval contains:
- a CDS encoding branched-chain amino acid aminotransferase, which produces MTTPTTIELKPSSTPLSAAQREAVLANPGFGRHFTDHMVTIKWTAGRGWHDAQLTPYGPLSLDPANMTLHYAQEIFEGLKAYRRPDGTVSLFRPEANAERFQRSARRLAMPELPVETFVAACDALVRQDEAWVPPHGGEESLYLRPFMIATEVGLGVRPADEYLFVVIASPAGAYFPGGVKPVSVWLSENYVRAVPGGMGFAKTGGNYAASLLAQAEAAEKGCDQVVWLDALEHKWVEEMGGMNLYFVYGNKIVTPELTGSLLAGITRDSLLQVARDLGYESEERRVSTEQWRRDTENGTLTEVFACGTAAVITPVGTVKSASGEWTQGDGTPGEVTLKLRRALLDIQTGAAEDTHGWTHPVA; this is translated from the coding sequence ATGACGACGCCCACGACGATCGAGCTCAAGCCCTCCTCGACCCCGCTGTCCGCCGCCCAGCGCGAGGCGGTCCTGGCCAACCCCGGCTTCGGCCGCCACTTCACCGACCACATGGTGACCATCAAGTGGACCGCGGGCCGCGGCTGGCACGACGCCCAGCTCACGCCGTACGGCCCGCTCTCCCTCGACCCCGCCAACATGACCCTGCACTACGCGCAGGAGATCTTCGAGGGCCTCAAGGCGTACCGCCGCCCCGACGGCACGGTCTCCCTCTTCCGGCCCGAGGCCAACGCCGAGCGGTTCCAGCGCTCCGCCCGCCGCCTCGCCATGCCCGAGCTGCCCGTCGAGACCTTCGTCGCCGCGTGCGACGCGCTGGTCCGCCAGGACGAGGCGTGGGTCCCGCCGCACGGTGGCGAGGAATCCCTCTACCTGCGGCCCTTCATGATCGCCACGGAGGTCGGGCTGGGCGTCCGGCCGGCCGACGAGTACCTCTTCGTCGTCATCGCGTCGCCCGCGGGCGCCTACTTCCCCGGCGGCGTGAAGCCGGTCTCCGTCTGGCTGTCGGAGAACTACGTCCGCGCCGTCCCCGGCGGCATGGGCTTCGCCAAGACCGGCGGCAACTACGCCGCGTCCCTGCTCGCCCAGGCCGAGGCCGCCGAGAAGGGCTGCGACCAGGTCGTCTGGCTCGACGCGCTGGAGCACAAGTGGGTCGAGGAGATGGGCGGCATGAACCTGTACTTCGTGTACGGGAACAAGATCGTCACGCCTGAGCTGACCGGCTCCCTCCTCGCCGGCATCACCCGTGACTCGCTGCTCCAGGTCGCCCGCGACCTCGGCTACGAGTCCGAGGAGCGCCGCGTCTCCACCGAGCAGTGGCGCCGGGACACGGAGAACGGCACGCTCACCGAGGTCTTCGCCTGCGGCACGGCCGCCGTGATCACCCCGGTCGGCACGGTCAAGTCGGCGAGCGGCGAGTGGACGCAGGGCGACGGCACGCCCGGCGAGGTCACCCTGAAGCTCCGCCGGGCCCTGCTGGACATCCAGACGGGCGCCGCCGAGGACACCCACGGCTGGACCCACCCGGTCGCCTGA
- the serA gene encoding phosphoglycerate dehydrogenase: MSSKPVVLIAEELSPATVDALGPDFEIRHCNGANREELLPAIADVDAILIRSATKVDAEAVAAARRLKVVARAGVGLDNVDVSAATKAGVMVVNAPTSNIVTAAELACGLLIATARNIPQANTALKNGEWKRSKYTGVELSEKTLGVVGLGRIGVLVAQRMSAFGMKVVAYDPYVQPARAAQMGVKLLSLDELLETADFITVHLPKTPETIGLIGDEALHKVKPTVRIVNAARGGIVDEEALYSALKEGRVAGAGLDVYAKEPCTDSPLFQFDQVVCTPHLGASTDEAQEKAGIAVARSVRLALAGELVPDAVNVQGGVIAEDVKPGLPLAERLGRIFTALAGEVAVRLDVEVYGEITQHDVKVLELSALKGVFEDVVDETVSYVNAPLFAQERGVEVRLTTSSESPDHRNVITVRGTLGSGEEVAVSGTLVGPKHLQKLVAVGEYDVDLALADHMVVLRYEDRPGVVGTVGRILGEAGLNIAGMQVARAEEGGEALAVLTVDDTVPQAVLTELAAEVGATSARSANLV; this comes from the coding sequence GTGAGCTCGAAACCCGTCGTACTCATCGCTGAAGAGCTGTCGCCCGCCACCGTCGACGCCCTCGGCCCCGACTTCGAGATCCGGCACTGCAACGGCGCCAACCGCGAGGAGCTCCTCCCCGCCATCGCCGACGTCGACGCGATCCTGATCCGCTCCGCCACCAAGGTCGACGCCGAGGCCGTCGCCGCGGCCCGCCGGCTGAAGGTCGTCGCCCGCGCAGGCGTGGGCCTGGACAACGTCGACGTCTCCGCCGCCACCAAGGCCGGCGTGATGGTCGTCAACGCCCCCACGTCCAACATCGTCACCGCCGCCGAGCTCGCCTGCGGCCTGCTCATCGCCACGGCCCGCAACATCCCGCAGGCCAACACGGCGCTGAAGAACGGCGAGTGGAAGCGCAGCAAGTACACCGGCGTCGAGCTGAGCGAGAAGACCCTCGGCGTCGTCGGCCTCGGCCGCATCGGCGTCCTGGTCGCCCAGCGCATGTCCGCGTTCGGGATGAAGGTCGTCGCCTACGACCCCTACGTGCAGCCGGCCCGCGCCGCGCAGATGGGCGTCAAGCTGCTTTCCCTGGACGAGCTGCTGGAGACCGCCGACTTCATCACCGTCCACCTGCCGAAGACGCCCGAGACGATCGGCCTCATCGGCGACGAGGCGCTGCACAAGGTCAAGCCGACCGTCCGCATCGTCAACGCCGCGCGCGGCGGCATCGTGGACGAGGAGGCGCTGTACTCGGCGCTGAAGGAGGGCCGCGTCGCGGGCGCCGGCCTCGACGTGTACGCCAAGGAGCCGTGCACGGACTCCCCGCTCTTCCAGTTCGACCAGGTCGTGTGCACCCCGCACCTCGGGGCGTCCACGGACGAGGCGCAGGAGAAGGCCGGCATCGCCGTCGCCCGCTCGGTGCGCCTGGCCCTCGCCGGGGAGCTGGTCCCGGACGCGGTGAACGTGCAGGGCGGCGTCATCGCCGAGGACGTCAAGCCGGGCCTGCCGCTCGCGGAGCGCCTCGGCCGGATCTTCACGGCCCTGGCGGGCGAGGTCGCCGTCCGCCTCGACGTGGAGGTGTACGGCGAGATCACCCAGCACGACGTCAAGGTGCTGGAGCTGTCCGCCCTCAAGGGCGTCTTCGAGGACGTGGTCGACGAGACCGTGTCGTACGTCAACGCCCCGCTGTTCGCGCAGGAGCGCGGCGTCGAGGTGCGGCTCACCACGAGCAGCGAGTCTCCCGACCACCGCAACGTCATCACCGTCCGCGGCACCCTCGGCAGCGGTGAGGAGGTCGCCGTCTCCGGCACCCTGGTCGGCCCCAAGCACCTGCAGAAGCTGGTCGCGGTCGGCGAGTACGACGTGGACCTGGCGCTCGCCGACCACATGGTCGTCCTGCGCTACGAGGACCGCCCCGGTGTCGTCGGCACCGTCGGCCGCATCCTCGGCGAGGCCGGGCTGAACATCGCCGGCATGCAGGTCGCCCGCGCCGAGGAGGGCGGCGAGGCGCTGGCCGTCCTCACCGTCGACGACACGGTGCCGCAGGCGGTGCTGACGGAGCTGGCCGCCGAGGTGGGCGCCACCTCCGCCCGCTCCGCCAACCTGGTCTGA
- a CDS encoding S1 family peptidase, which translates to MRRTTRARTGLSALLLAASLGLGAAPAGADAPQRPAPAPASDSAAALHALDAAVERTLGDDSAGTYVDAGTGELVVTVTTEAAAAKVRAAGATPRRVQRGAAELDAAMAALEARAKIPGTSWGLDPRTNRIAVEADSSVSARDLARLRKVAASLDGAVSVTRVPGVFQREVAGGDAIYGGGSRCSAAFNVTKNGVRYFLTAGHCTNLSSTWSSTSGGTSIGVREGTSFPTNDYGIVRYTTTTNVDGRVNLYNGGYQDIASAADAVVGQAIKKSGSTTKVTSGTVSAVNVTVNYSDGPVYGMVRTTACSAGGDSGGAHFAGSVALGIHSGSSGCTGTNGSAIHQPVREALSAYGVNVY; encoded by the coding sequence ATGAGACGCACCACCCGTGCGCGCACCGGCCTGTCCGCCCTGCTCCTCGCCGCCTCCCTCGGCCTCGGCGCCGCCCCGGCCGGAGCCGACGCCCCCCAGAGGCCCGCCCCCGCCCCGGCCTCCGACTCCGCCGCCGCCCTCCACGCCCTCGACGCCGCCGTCGAGCGGACCCTCGGCGACGACAGCGCCGGCACCTACGTGGACGCCGGCACCGGCGAACTCGTCGTCACCGTCACCACCGAGGCCGCCGCCGCCAAGGTCCGCGCGGCGGGCGCCACGCCCCGGCGGGTCCAGCGCGGCGCCGCCGAGCTCGACGCGGCCATGGCCGCCCTGGAGGCACGGGCCAAGATCCCCGGCACCTCGTGGGGGCTGGACCCGCGCACCAACCGGATCGCCGTGGAGGCCGACTCCTCCGTCTCCGCCCGCGACCTGGCCCGGCTCCGCAAGGTCGCCGCCTCCCTCGACGGCGCCGTCAGCGTCACCCGCGTCCCCGGCGTGTTCCAGCGCGAGGTGGCCGGCGGCGACGCCATCTACGGCGGCGGCTCGCGCTGCTCGGCGGCCTTCAACGTCACCAAGAACGGCGTCCGGTACTTCCTGACCGCCGGGCACTGCACCAACCTCTCGTCCACCTGGTCGTCCACCTCCGGCGGCACGTCCATCGGCGTCCGCGAGGGCACCAGCTTCCCGACCAACGACTACGGCATCGTCCGCTACACGACCACGACCAACGTGGACGGCCGGGTCAACCTGTACAACGGCGGCTACCAGGACATCGCCTCCGCGGCCGACGCCGTCGTGGGCCAGGCCATCAAGAAGAGCGGCTCCACGACCAAGGTCACCAGCGGCACCGTCAGCGCCGTCAACGTCACCGTCAACTACAGCGACGGCCCCGTCTACGGCATGGTCCGCACGACCGCCTGCTCCGCCGGCGGCGACAGCGGCGGCGCCCACTTCGCCGGTTCCGTCGCCCTCGGCATCCACTCGGGCAGCTCCGGCTGCACGGGCACCAACGGCTCCGCCATCCACCAGCCGGTCCGCGAGGCCCTGAGCGCCTATGGCGTGAACGTGTACTGA
- a CDS encoding proline dehydrogenase family protein codes for MLGPVILAASRSDKMRRIVSAAPVTKPVVDRFIPGETVDQVIPIVTGLADRGLEVTLDVVGEDITTPEQAAAARDAYLELIGRLEPLGLGTRAEMSVKLSMFGQALPGGHELALANVRPVVEAAAAIGTTVTLDAEDHTTLDSMFAIHEELRKDFPQTGCVIQAYLFRTEEDARRLAADGSRVRLVKGAYKEPASVAHQDKAEIDLAYVRVLKTLMAGSGYPMIGSHDPRLIAVTQELARRHGRKLDEYEFQMLYGIRSEEHVRLAAEGHRMRVYTAYGTDWYGYFMRRLAEKPANLLFFVRSMITKN; via the coding sequence GTGCTGGGTCCCGTGATCCTCGCCGCTTCGCGCAGCGACAAGATGCGCCGCATTGTCTCGGCGGCTCCGGTGACCAAGCCGGTCGTCGACCGGTTCATCCCCGGTGAGACGGTCGACCAGGTCATCCCCATCGTCACGGGCCTCGCGGACAGGGGCCTGGAGGTCACCCTCGACGTGGTGGGCGAGGACATCACCACCCCGGAGCAGGCCGCCGCCGCCCGCGACGCCTACCTGGAGCTCATCGGCCGCCTGGAGCCGCTGGGCCTCGGCACGCGGGCCGAGATGTCGGTCAAGCTGTCGATGTTCGGCCAGGCCCTTCCGGGCGGCCACGAGCTGGCCCTCGCCAACGTGCGGCCGGTCGTCGAGGCCGCCGCCGCCATCGGCACGACCGTCACCCTGGACGCCGAGGACCACACGACGCTGGACTCGATGTTCGCCATCCACGAGGAGCTGCGGAAGGACTTCCCGCAGACCGGCTGCGTCATCCAGGCGTACCTCTTCCGCACCGAGGAGGACGCCCGCCGCCTCGCCGCGGACGGCAGCCGGGTCCGCCTGGTGAAGGGCGCCTACAAGGAGCCGGCCTCCGTGGCGCACCAGGACAAGGCGGAGATCGACCTGGCGTACGTCCGCGTCCTGAAGACCCTGATGGCCGGCTCGGGCTACCCCATGATCGGCTCGCACGACCCGCGGCTCATCGCCGTGACGCAGGAGCTCGCGCGCCGCCACGGGCGCAAACTGGACGAGTACGAGTTCCAGATGCTGTACGGCATCCGCAGCGAGGAGCACGTCCGGCTGGCCGCCGAGGGCCACCGGATGCGGGTGTATACGGCGTACGGAACCGACTGGTACGGCTACTTCATGCGCCGTCTGGCGGAGAAGCCGGCCAACCTGCTGTTCTTCGTCCGCTCGATGATCACCAAGAACTGA
- a CDS encoding GNAT family N-acetyltransferase, with protein MSDRLHTAHTYELAPAVLASIRALLQDAFEGDLSEEDWEHGLGGVHAYAEDRGGRIVAHGSVVMRRVVHAGRAHRVGYVEAVGVRADRRRQGLGTRVMAALEEVLDGAYDFGALSASDAGALLYRSRGWHLWNGRIEAYGPHGVVRMADEEDCTFLRPSAGRPLPAPEGGPLQFDWRDGDVL; from the coding sequence ATGAGTGATCGTCTCCATACCGCCCACACCTACGAGCTGGCACCGGCCGTGCTCGCCTCGATCCGCGCCCTCCTCCAGGACGCCTTCGAAGGCGACCTGAGCGAGGAGGACTGGGAGCACGGCCTCGGCGGCGTCCACGCGTACGCCGAGGACCGCGGCGGGCGGATCGTGGCGCACGGCAGCGTCGTCATGCGCCGCGTGGTCCACGCCGGGCGCGCCCACCGCGTCGGGTACGTGGAGGCCGTGGGCGTACGGGCGGACCGCCGCCGCCAGGGGCTGGGCACGCGGGTGATGGCGGCGCTGGAGGAGGTCCTCGACGGGGCGTACGACTTCGGCGCGCTCTCCGCCTCCGACGCGGGCGCCCTGCTCTACCGCTCGCGCGGCTGGCACCTGTGGAACGGCCGCATCGAGGCGTACGGCCCGCACGGGGTGGTCCGGATGGCGGACGAGGAGGACTGCACCTTCCTGCGGCCCTCGGCGGGCCGGCCGCTGCCCGCGCCGGAGGGCGGTCCCCTGCAGTTCGACTGGCGGGACGGCGACGTGCTCTGA
- the pruA gene encoding L-glutamate gamma-semialdehyde dehydrogenase, producing MDAVTQVPAPVNEPVHGYAPGSPERARLEAKLKELAENPIDLPMTINGVKRMGGGERVDVVQPHNHGAVIGTFAGATRQDAQDAIDAALAAAPAWRSMSFDDRAAIFLRAAELLAGPWRETLAASTMLGQSKTAQQAEIDTPCELVDFWRFNVKYARDLLAEQPPANAPGVWNRLDHRPLEGFVYAITPFNFTAIAGNLPTAPALMGNVVVWKPSPTQTHAAVLLMELLEEAGLPKGVINLVTGDGIAVSEVALEHPMLAGIHFTGSTRTFQHLWKTVGNNIEKYRSYPRIVGETGGKDFVVAHPSADRAVLKTALTRGAFEFQGQKCSATSRAYIPASIWNSGFKEQFAAEVDGIRMGDVTDLTNFIGAVIDERAFAKNKAAIDRAKADPTCEIVAGGTYDDSVGYFVRPTVIECTDPENEVFRDEYFGPILAVYVYEDDQYDAMLDQMESVSAYALTGSVIANDRAAAAHTMEKLRYAAGNFYINDKSTGAVVGQQPFGGGRASGTNDKAGAPQNLMRWTLTRAIKETLVPPTEYGYPHMG from the coding sequence ATGGACGCTGTGACCCAGGTCCCCGCCCCGGTCAACGAGCCGGTGCACGGCTACGCCCCCGGCTCCCCCGAGCGGGCCCGGCTGGAGGCGAAGCTCAAGGAGCTGGCCGAGAACCCGATCGACCTGCCGATGACGATCAACGGCGTCAAGCGCATGGGTGGCGGCGAGCGGGTGGACGTCGTGCAGCCGCACAACCACGGGGCCGTCATCGGCACCTTCGCCGGCGCCACGCGGCAGGACGCGCAGGACGCGATCGACGCCGCCCTGGCCGCCGCCCCGGCGTGGCGCTCGATGTCCTTCGACGACCGCGCCGCGATCTTCCTGCGCGCCGCCGAGCTGCTGGCCGGGCCGTGGCGCGAGACGCTGGCCGCCTCCACCATGCTGGGCCAGTCCAAGACCGCGCAGCAGGCCGAGATCGACACCCCGTGCGAGCTGGTCGACTTCTGGCGGTTCAACGTCAAGTACGCCCGCGACCTGCTCGCCGAGCAGCCCCCGGCGAACGCGCCCGGCGTGTGGAACCGCCTGGACCACCGTCCGCTGGAGGGCTTCGTCTACGCGATCACGCCGTTCAACTTCACGGCCATCGCGGGCAACCTCCCCACCGCCCCCGCCCTCATGGGCAACGTCGTGGTGTGGAAGCCGTCCCCGACCCAGACCCACGCCGCCGTGCTGCTCATGGAGCTGCTGGAGGAGGCCGGCCTGCCGAAGGGCGTCATCAACCTGGTGACCGGCGACGGCATCGCCGTCTCCGAGGTGGCCCTGGAGCACCCGATGCTCGCGGGCATCCACTTCACCGGCTCCACCCGCACCTTCCAGCACCTGTGGAAGACGGTCGGCAACAACATCGAGAAGTACCGCTCCTACCCGCGGATCGTCGGCGAGACGGGCGGCAAGGACTTCGTCGTCGCCCACCCGAGCGCCGACCGCGCCGTCCTGAAGACCGCGCTGACCCGCGGCGCCTTCGAGTTCCAGGGCCAGAAGTGCTCGGCGACCTCGCGCGCGTACATCCCCGCCTCGATCTGGAACTCCGGCTTCAAGGAGCAGTTCGCGGCCGAGGTCGACGGCATCCGGATGGGTGACGTCACCGACCTGACGAACTTCATCGGCGCCGTCATCGACGAGCGCGCCTTCGCCAAGAACAAGGCCGCGATCGACCGCGCCAAGGCCGACCCGACCTGCGAGATCGTCGCGGGCGGCACGTACGACGACTCGGTGGGCTACTTCGTCCGCCCGACCGTCATCGAGTGCACCGACCCGGAGAACGAGGTCTTCCGGGACGAGTACTTCGGCCCGATCCTGGCCGTGTACGTCTACGAGGATGACCAGTACGACGCCATGCTCGACCAGATGGAGTCGGTTTCGGCCTATGCGCTGACCGGTTCGGTCATCGCCAACGACCGCGCGGCGGCGGCGCACACGATGGAGAAGCTGCGGTACGCCGCGGGCAACTTCTACATCAACGACAAGTCGACCGGCGCCGTGGTCGGCCAGCAGCCCTTCGGCGGCGGCCGCGCCTCCGGCACCAACGACAAGGCCGGCGCCCCGCAGAACCTGATGCGCTGGACGCTGACCCGCGCCATCAAGGAGACGCTGGTCCCGCCGACCGAGTACGGCTACCCGCACATGGGCTGA
- a CDS encoding helix-turn-helix domain-containing protein: MKGDYQELVDEISALLGAPATLENRDFGLIAFGAHDSDDASAMDPVRTRSILTRRSTPAVRAWFEGFGITRATGPVRIPAAPDAGVYRDRLCLPVRHRGVALGYVWLLDTPPGPSPERLAAAMEVAARIGALLAEEERAGGDLSRELRAALTAERDWGYDQALAALRSALGPAADGLHALVCVAPWPGGDSPSVRTAPGAAALCTAPWPGPGAPGLPGADLPGAGARPGRGAPGTAAPGAENRTGRGRAVAARSGEGTRPGHGDRPAAGAQAAGTEAGGATAGTATAGARAGDGAHPEGPPAGAGARSARERTGEGARPERGPRPGLGARAGAAAGTAAGAGAPDGPGDREGARDVAAPGAAAGQVLAALVRLRSPDVLTPALTAGARLCDLAGPGAAAGVATPRRGLAELRGAWAEATSAARAALAEPRLGPVAPWASIGPYRLLTALPREAADDPAVRPLLGRAHAELARTAEVFLDHAGQAGRAAAALGIHRQTLYYRLSRVEQLTGLDLDDGEDRLLLHLSLKARRLGGPAGG, encoded by the coding sequence GTGAAGGGCGATTACCAGGAACTGGTCGACGAGATCTCGGCGCTGCTCGGCGCCCCCGCCACGCTGGAGAACCGGGATTTCGGGCTGATCGCCTTCGGCGCGCACGACAGCGACGACGCCTCCGCCATGGACCCGGTCCGTACGCGCTCGATCCTCACCCGCAGGTCCACCCCGGCGGTGCGCGCGTGGTTCGAGGGGTTCGGCATCACACGCGCGACGGGCCCCGTCCGCATCCCGGCCGCCCCCGACGCGGGCGTCTACCGGGACCGGCTCTGCCTGCCCGTACGCCACCGGGGCGTGGCCCTCGGGTACGTGTGGCTGCTCGACACCCCGCCCGGCCCGTCGCCGGAGCGGCTCGCCGCGGCCATGGAGGTGGCGGCCAGGATCGGCGCGCTGCTCGCCGAGGAGGAGCGGGCCGGCGGCGACCTGTCGCGCGAGCTGCGCGCCGCGCTGACGGCGGAGCGGGACTGGGGATACGACCAGGCGCTGGCCGCCCTGCGCTCGGCGCTCGGCCCGGCCGCCGACGGGCTGCACGCCCTGGTGTGCGTGGCGCCGTGGCCGGGCGGCGACAGCCCGTCGGTACGTACGGCTCCGGGGGCGGCGGCCCTGTGCACGGCGCCGTGGCCGGGCCCCGGCGCACCGGGGCTGCCGGGCGCGGACCTGCCGGGGGCGGGCGCCCGGCCGGGGCGCGGCGCGCCGGGGACGGCGGCGCCGGGGGCGGAGAACCGGACGGGGCGCGGCCGGGCGGTGGCCGCCCGCTCCGGGGAGGGCACCCGGCCGGGGCACGGCGACCGGCCGGCGGCGGGGGCCCAGGCGGCGGGTACCGAGGCGGGAGGCGCCACGGCGGGTACCGCAACCGCCGGCGCCCGGGCCGGGGACGGCGCCCACCCGGAAGGCCCCCCGGCGGGGGCGGGCGCGCGCTCGGCGAGGGAGCGCACCGGGGAAGGCGCCCGCCCGGAGCGGGGCCCCCGGCCGGGCCTGGGCGCCCGAGCCGGAGCCGCCGCCGGGACCGCCGCCGGGGCCGGCGCCCCGGACGGGCCGGGCGACCGGGAGGGCGCCCGGGACGTGGCCGCGCCGGGGGCGGCGGCCGGGCAGGTGCTGGCCGCCCTGGTCCGCCTCCGCTCCCCCGACGTCCTCACCCCCGCGCTGACGGCCGGCGCCCGGCTGTGCGACCTGGCGGGGCCCGGCGCCGCGGCCGGGGTGGCCACCCCGCGGCGGGGCCTGGCGGAGCTGCGCGGCGCCTGGGCGGAGGCCACCTCGGCGGCGCGCGCGGCGCTGGCCGAGCCGCGCCTGGGCCCCGTCGCCCCCTGGGCCTCCATCGGCCCGTACCGGCTGCTGACCGCCCTGCCGCGGGAGGCCGCCGACGACCCGGCGGTACGCCCCCTGCTGGGCCGCGCGCACGCCGAACTGGCCCGCACCGCCGAGGTGTTCCTCGACCACGCGGGCCAGGCGGGCCGCGCCGCCGCCGCCCTCGGCATCCACCGGCAGACCCTGTACTACCGGCTCTCCCGCGTCGAGCAGCTCACCGGCCTCGACCTCGACGACGGAGAGGACCGGCTGCTGCTGCACCTGTCCCTGAAGGCCCGCCGCCTCGGCGGCCCGGCGGGCGGGTGA
- the ilvC gene encoding ketol-acid reductoisomerase, which yields MAELFYDDDADLSIIQGRKVAVIGYGSQGHAHALSLRDSGVDVRVGLHEGSKSKAKAEEQGLRVVTPAEAAAEADVIMILIPDPIQAQVYEDSIKGNLKDGDALFFAHGFNVRFGFIKPPAGVDVALVAPKGPGHLVRRQYEEGRGVPAIAAVEQDATGNAFALALSYAKAIGGTRAGVIKTTFTEETETDLFGEQAVLCGGTSALVKAGFETLVEAGYQPEIAYFECLHELKLIVDLMYEGGLEKMRWSVSETAEWGDYVTGPRIITDATKAEMKKVLGEIQDGTFAKNWMDEYHGGLKKYQEYKTQDSEHLLETTGKELRKLMSWVDNDEA from the coding sequence GTGGCCGAGCTGTTCTACGACGACGACGCCGACCTGTCCATCATCCAGGGCCGCAAGGTCGCGGTGATCGGATACGGCAGCCAGGGCCACGCCCACGCGCTGTCCCTCCGCGACTCCGGTGTCGACGTCCGCGTCGGTCTGCACGAGGGCTCCAAGTCCAAGGCGAAGGCCGAGGAGCAGGGCCTGCGCGTCGTCACCCCGGCGGAGGCCGCCGCCGAGGCCGACGTGATCATGATCCTCATCCCGGACCCCATCCAGGCCCAGGTCTACGAGGACTCCATCAAGGGCAACCTGAAGGACGGCGACGCGCTGTTCTTCGCCCACGGCTTCAACGTCCGCTTCGGCTTCATCAAGCCCCCGGCCGGCGTCGACGTCGCGCTCGTCGCCCCCAAGGGCCCGGGCCACCTGGTCCGCCGTCAGTACGAGGAGGGCCGCGGCGTCCCGGCGATCGCCGCCGTCGAGCAGGACGCCACGGGCAACGCCTTCGCCCTGGCCCTGTCGTACGCGAAGGCCATCGGCGGCACCCGGGCGGGCGTCATCAAGACGACCTTCACCGAGGAGACCGAGACCGACCTGTTCGGCGAGCAGGCCGTGCTCTGCGGCGGCACCTCGGCGCTGGTCAAGGCGGGCTTCGAGACCCTGGTCGAGGCCGGCTACCAGCCGGAGATCGCCTACTTCGAGTGCCTCCACGAGCTGAAGCTGATCGTCGACCTGATGTACGAGGGCGGCCTGGAGAAGATGCGCTGGTCGGTCTCCGAGACCGCCGAGTGGGGCGACTACGTCACGGGCCCGCGCATCATCACGGACGCCACCAAGGCCGAGATGAAGAAGGTCCTCGGCGAGATCCAGGACGGCACGTTCGCCAAGAACTGGATGGACGAGTACCACGGCGGCCTGAAGAAGTACCAGGAGTACAAGACGCAGGACTCCGAGCACCTGCTGGAGACCACCGGCAAGGAGCTGCGCAAGCTCATGAGCTGGGTGGACAACGACGAGGCGTGA
- a CDS encoding 3-isopropylmalate dehydrogenase, with translation MSRSINLAVIPGDGIGPEVVSQGLKVLSAVLPQDVKLETREYDLGARRWHRTGETLPDAELEDLKGHDAILLGAIGDPSVPSGVLERGLLLKLRFAFDHYVNLRPSKLLPHTATPLAGRPDIDFVVVREGTEGPYTGNGGSLRTGTPAEVATEVSVNTAYGVERVVRDAYERAQARPRRKLTLVHKNNVLVHAGHMWKKIFDKVGEEYPEVTTDYLHVDAATIFFVTDPARFDVIVTDNLFGDILTDLAAAVTGGIGLAASGNINPAGAFPSMFEPVHGSAPDIAGQGKADPTATVLSVALLLRHLGHEAEAARIEEAVAADLAERAGAPARSTDEIGDALAVRVAN, from the coding sequence ATGTCTCGCAGCATCAATCTCGCAGTCATCCCCGGTGACGGCATCGGCCCCGAGGTCGTGTCCCAGGGGCTCAAGGTCCTGTCCGCGGTCCTCCCGCAGGACGTGAAGCTGGAGACCCGTGAGTACGATCTCGGCGCCCGGCGCTGGCACCGCACGGGGGAGACCCTCCCCGACGCGGAGCTGGAGGACCTCAAGGGCCACGACGCCATCCTCCTCGGCGCGATCGGCGACCCGTCCGTTCCCTCCGGCGTGCTGGAGCGGGGCCTGCTGCTGAAGCTGCGCTTCGCCTTCGACCACTACGTGAACCTGCGTCCGTCGAAGCTCCTCCCGCACACCGCGACCCCGCTGGCGGGCCGCCCCGACATCGACTTCGTCGTCGTCCGCGAGGGCACCGAGGGCCCGTACACCGGCAACGGCGGCAGCCTGCGCACCGGCACCCCGGCCGAGGTCGCCACCGAGGTCAGCGTCAACACCGCGTACGGCGTCGAGCGCGTCGTGCGCGACGCCTACGAGCGGGCCCAGGCCCGCCCCCGCAGGAAGCTGACGCTCGTCCACAAGAACAACGTCCTCGTCCACGCCGGGCACATGTGGAAGAAGATCTTCGACAAGGTCGGCGAGGAGTACCCCGAGGTCACCACGGACTACCTGCACGTCGACGCCGCGACGATCTTCTTCGTCACGGACCCCGCGCGCTTCGACGTGATCGTCACCGACAACCTCTTCGGCGACATCCTGACCGACCTCGCCGCCGCCGTGACCGGCGGGATCGGCCTGGCCGCCTCCGGCAACATCAACCCGGCGGGCGCCTTCCCGTCGATGTTCGAGCCGGTCCACGGCTCCGCGCCCGACATCGCGGGCCAGGGCAAGGCGGACCCCACCGCGACCGTCCTGTCCGTCGCGCTGCTCCTGCGCCACCTCGGCCACGAGGCCGAGGCCGCCCGGATCGAGGAGGCGGTCGCCGCCGACCTCGCCGAGCGCGCCGGCGCCCCCGCGCGCTCCACGGACGAGATCGGCGACGCGCTCGCGGTACGCGTGGCGAACTGA